Proteins from a genomic interval of Odontesthes bonariensis isolate fOdoBon6 chromosome 7, fOdoBon6.hap1, whole genome shotgun sequence:
- the afg3l1 gene encoding mitochondrial inner membrane m-AAA protease component AFG3L1 isoform X2, translating to MSQLLRLLSTATLPLCRAVGAQARLSAMRAGKLFTVEYRNTLLLNSRNPANFLTCHRFQSAQRRLYSTEPKGPPGGGRPGGGKRGGGKDWWSRIQKGDVPWDEKDFRYMMFTVAGISSALLYFYFRDNGREISWKDFVHRYLGRGLVDRLEVVNKQYVRVILVPGADSETSYAWFNIGSVDTFERNLEAAHVELGLEPSHRAAVIYSSESDGSFLMSMIPTLLLIGFLLFTLRRGPMGGAAGGGRGPFSMSESTAKMMKDNIEVKFKDVAGCEEAKLEILEFVNFLKNPQQYQDLGAKIPKGAVLSGPPGTGKTLLAKATAGEANVPFITVNGSEFLEMFVGVGPARVRDMFAMARKNAPCILFIDEIDAVGRKRGGGNFGGQSEQENTLNQLLVEMDGFNTATNVVVLAGTNRPDILDPALMRAGRFDRQIYIGPPDIKGRASIFKVHLRPIKLNPDLDKDAIARKMAAATPGFTGADIANVCNEAALIAARHLNTSVSAKHFEQAIDRVIGGLEKKTQVLQPTEKKTVAYHEAGHAIVGWFLRHADPLLKVSIIPRGKGLGYAQYLPREQYLYSKEQLFDRMCMMLGGRVAEQVFFDRITTGAQDDLKKVTQSAYAQVVQFGMSDKVGQVSFDLPRQGEMVLEKPYSEATAELIDEEVRVLVDRAYEFTLQLVKDKKDLVDLVGKRLLEREVLDKADMLELLGPRPFEEKSTYEEFVEGTGSFEEDTSLPEGLRDWNQERGREGEEAEEASPTQEKKQAI from the exons ATGTCTCAGCTGTTGAGACTTCTCTCGACGGCCACTCTGCCTTTATGCCGGGCCGTAGGTGCCCAGGCTCGGCTTTCAGCGATGAGGGCAGGAAAGCTCTTCACAGTCGAATATCGAAACACTCTTCTACTG AACAGTCGAAATCCCGCTAACTTCCTGACCTGCCACAGATTCCAATCAGCTCAGCGACGACTCTACTCCACTGAACCTAAAG GACCACCGGGAGGAGGAAGACCAGGTGGAgggaagagaggaggaggaaaagacTGGTGGAGTCGAATTCAGAAG GGTGACGTCCCCTGGGATGAGAAGGATTTCCGTTATATGATGTTCACCGTAGCCGGAATCAGCTCAGCTCTGCTCTATTTCTACTTCAGAGACAATGGCAGAGAGATCAGCTGGAAGGACTTTGTCCATCGCTACCTGGGCAGAGGTTTG GTGGATCGGCTGGAGGTAGTTAACAAACAGTACGTGAGAGTCATCCTGGTGCCGGGAGCTGACAGTGAAACG AGTTATGCCTGGTTCAACATTGGCAGCGTGGATACGTTTGAGAGGAACCTGGAGGCTGCGCACGTTGAGCTCGGCCTGGAGCCGTCGCACCGAGCTGCCGTCATTTACAGCTCTGAGAGCGATGG CTCTTTCCTAATGAGCATGATCCCCACACTGCTGCTGATTGGCTTCCTGCTCTTCACACTGCGACGGGGACCAATGGGAGGAGCCGCTGGCGGAGGGAGGGGCCCCTTCAGCATGAGCGAGTCGACAGCCAAGATGATGAAGGACAATATTGAGGTGAAATTCAAGGACGTGGCTGGCTGTGAAGAGGCTAAGCTAGAGATCCTGGAGTTTGTTAACTTCCTGAAGAACCCACAGCAATACCAGGACCTTGGAGCCAAGATCCCCAAG GGCGCGGTGCTGTCCGGACCTCCTGGGACAGGAAAGACTCTGCTGGCCAAAGCCACAGCTGGAGAAGCCAACGTCCCTTTCATCACAGTCAATGGCTCAGAGTTCCTGGAGATGTTTGTGGGCGTCGGCCCAGCCAGA GTGAGGGACATGTTCGCTATGGCCAGGAAGAACGCGCCCTGCATCCTTTTCATCGATGAGATTGATGCCGTGGGAAGAAAGAGAGGAGGGGGCAACTTTGGTGGTCAGAGTGAACAGGAGAACACCCTGAACCAGCTGCTGGTAGAGATGGATG GTTTTAACACAGCTACTAATGTGGTGGTTCTGGCTGGAACGAACAGGCCCGACATCCTGGATCCTGCATTGATGAGAGCAGGACGCTTTGACAGACAGATTTATATAG GTCCTCCGGACATCAAAGGCAGGGCATCGATCTTTAAAGTCCACCTGCGACCAATCAAATTGAACCCCGATCTGGATAAAGATGCTATCGCAAGGAAGATGGCTGCGGCCACGCCGGGATTCACTG GCGCAGACATCGCTAACGTCTGCAATGAGGCGGCTCTGATCGCCGCCAGGCACCTGAATACGTCTGTCAGCGCTAAGCACTTTGAGCAGGCAATCGACCGGGTCATCGGAG GTCTGGAAAAGAAGACTCAGGTCCTGCAGCCGACAGAGAAGAAGACTGTGGCGTATCATGAGGCTGGTCACGCCATAGTGGGCTGGTTCCTGCGGCATGCCGACCCTCTGCTTAAG GTGTCGATCATCCCGCGGGGGAAGGGTCTGGGCTACGCTCAGTACCTGCCCAGAGAGCAGTACCTGTACAGCAAAGAGCAGCTGTTTGACAGGATGTGTATGATGCTGGGAGGCCGAGTGGCTGAGCAGGTCTTCTTTGACCGAATCACCACTGGAGCTCAGGATGACTTGAAGAAGGTCACGCAGTCCGCCTATGCACAA GTGGTGCAGTTTGGCATGAGTGACAAGGTGGGCCAGGTTTCGTTTGACCTCCCTCGGCAGGGCGAGATGGTCCTGGAGAAGCCTTACAGTGAGGCCACTGCTGAGCTCATAGATGAGGAGGTCAGAGTGCTCGTGGATCGAGCGTATGAGTTCACTCTGCAGCTCGTTAAGGACAAGAAGGACCTGGTGGACCTG GTGGGAAAGCGTCTTCTTGAGAGGGAGGTTCTGGACAAGGCGGACATGCTGGAGCTGCTGGGCCCGCGGCCATTTGAGGAGAAGTCAACCTATGAGGAGTTTGTTGAGGGAACAGGAAGCTTCGAGGAGGACACGAGCCTGCCGGAAGGCCTAAGGGACTGGAACCAGGAGAGAGGGcgggagggagaggaggcagaggaggccaGCCCGACCCAGGAGAAAAAGCAGGCCATTTAG
- the afg3l1 gene encoding mitochondrial inner membrane m-AAA protease component AFG3L1 isoform X1, translating into MSQLLRLLSTATLPLCRAVGAQARLSAMRAGKLFTVEYRNTLLLNSRNPANFLTCHRFQSAQRRLYSTEPKAGPPGGGRPGGGKRGGGKDWWSRIQKGDVPWDEKDFRYMMFTVAGISSALLYFYFRDNGREISWKDFVHRYLGRGLVDRLEVVNKQYVRVILVPGADSETSYAWFNIGSVDTFERNLEAAHVELGLEPSHRAAVIYSSESDGSFLMSMIPTLLLIGFLLFTLRRGPMGGAAGGGRGPFSMSESTAKMMKDNIEVKFKDVAGCEEAKLEILEFVNFLKNPQQYQDLGAKIPKGAVLSGPPGTGKTLLAKATAGEANVPFITVNGSEFLEMFVGVGPARVRDMFAMARKNAPCILFIDEIDAVGRKRGGGNFGGQSEQENTLNQLLVEMDGFNTATNVVVLAGTNRPDILDPALMRAGRFDRQIYIGPPDIKGRASIFKVHLRPIKLNPDLDKDAIARKMAAATPGFTGADIANVCNEAALIAARHLNTSVSAKHFEQAIDRVIGGLEKKTQVLQPTEKKTVAYHEAGHAIVGWFLRHADPLLKVSIIPRGKGLGYAQYLPREQYLYSKEQLFDRMCMMLGGRVAEQVFFDRITTGAQDDLKKVTQSAYAQVVQFGMSDKVGQVSFDLPRQGEMVLEKPYSEATAELIDEEVRVLVDRAYEFTLQLVKDKKDLVDLVGKRLLEREVLDKADMLELLGPRPFEEKSTYEEFVEGTGSFEEDTSLPEGLRDWNQERGREGEEAEEASPTQEKKQAI; encoded by the exons ATGTCTCAGCTGTTGAGACTTCTCTCGACGGCCACTCTGCCTTTATGCCGGGCCGTAGGTGCCCAGGCTCGGCTTTCAGCGATGAGGGCAGGAAAGCTCTTCACAGTCGAATATCGAAACACTCTTCTACTG AACAGTCGAAATCCCGCTAACTTCCTGACCTGCCACAGATTCCAATCAGCTCAGCGACGACTCTACTCCACTGAACCTAAAG CAGGACCACCGGGAGGAGGAAGACCAGGTGGAgggaagagaggaggaggaaaagacTGGTGGAGTCGAATTCAGAAG GGTGACGTCCCCTGGGATGAGAAGGATTTCCGTTATATGATGTTCACCGTAGCCGGAATCAGCTCAGCTCTGCTCTATTTCTACTTCAGAGACAATGGCAGAGAGATCAGCTGGAAGGACTTTGTCCATCGCTACCTGGGCAGAGGTTTG GTGGATCGGCTGGAGGTAGTTAACAAACAGTACGTGAGAGTCATCCTGGTGCCGGGAGCTGACAGTGAAACG AGTTATGCCTGGTTCAACATTGGCAGCGTGGATACGTTTGAGAGGAACCTGGAGGCTGCGCACGTTGAGCTCGGCCTGGAGCCGTCGCACCGAGCTGCCGTCATTTACAGCTCTGAGAGCGATGG CTCTTTCCTAATGAGCATGATCCCCACACTGCTGCTGATTGGCTTCCTGCTCTTCACACTGCGACGGGGACCAATGGGAGGAGCCGCTGGCGGAGGGAGGGGCCCCTTCAGCATGAGCGAGTCGACAGCCAAGATGATGAAGGACAATATTGAGGTGAAATTCAAGGACGTGGCTGGCTGTGAAGAGGCTAAGCTAGAGATCCTGGAGTTTGTTAACTTCCTGAAGAACCCACAGCAATACCAGGACCTTGGAGCCAAGATCCCCAAG GGCGCGGTGCTGTCCGGACCTCCTGGGACAGGAAAGACTCTGCTGGCCAAAGCCACAGCTGGAGAAGCCAACGTCCCTTTCATCACAGTCAATGGCTCAGAGTTCCTGGAGATGTTTGTGGGCGTCGGCCCAGCCAGA GTGAGGGACATGTTCGCTATGGCCAGGAAGAACGCGCCCTGCATCCTTTTCATCGATGAGATTGATGCCGTGGGAAGAAAGAGAGGAGGGGGCAACTTTGGTGGTCAGAGTGAACAGGAGAACACCCTGAACCAGCTGCTGGTAGAGATGGATG GTTTTAACACAGCTACTAATGTGGTGGTTCTGGCTGGAACGAACAGGCCCGACATCCTGGATCCTGCATTGATGAGAGCAGGACGCTTTGACAGACAGATTTATATAG GTCCTCCGGACATCAAAGGCAGGGCATCGATCTTTAAAGTCCACCTGCGACCAATCAAATTGAACCCCGATCTGGATAAAGATGCTATCGCAAGGAAGATGGCTGCGGCCACGCCGGGATTCACTG GCGCAGACATCGCTAACGTCTGCAATGAGGCGGCTCTGATCGCCGCCAGGCACCTGAATACGTCTGTCAGCGCTAAGCACTTTGAGCAGGCAATCGACCGGGTCATCGGAG GTCTGGAAAAGAAGACTCAGGTCCTGCAGCCGACAGAGAAGAAGACTGTGGCGTATCATGAGGCTGGTCACGCCATAGTGGGCTGGTTCCTGCGGCATGCCGACCCTCTGCTTAAG GTGTCGATCATCCCGCGGGGGAAGGGTCTGGGCTACGCTCAGTACCTGCCCAGAGAGCAGTACCTGTACAGCAAAGAGCAGCTGTTTGACAGGATGTGTATGATGCTGGGAGGCCGAGTGGCTGAGCAGGTCTTCTTTGACCGAATCACCACTGGAGCTCAGGATGACTTGAAGAAGGTCACGCAGTCCGCCTATGCACAA GTGGTGCAGTTTGGCATGAGTGACAAGGTGGGCCAGGTTTCGTTTGACCTCCCTCGGCAGGGCGAGATGGTCCTGGAGAAGCCTTACAGTGAGGCCACTGCTGAGCTCATAGATGAGGAGGTCAGAGTGCTCGTGGATCGAGCGTATGAGTTCACTCTGCAGCTCGTTAAGGACAAGAAGGACCTGGTGGACCTG GTGGGAAAGCGTCTTCTTGAGAGGGAGGTTCTGGACAAGGCGGACATGCTGGAGCTGCTGGGCCCGCGGCCATTTGAGGAGAAGTCAACCTATGAGGAGTTTGTTGAGGGAACAGGAAGCTTCGAGGAGGACACGAGCCTGCCGGAAGGCCTAAGGGACTGGAACCAGGAGAGAGGGcgggagggagaggaggcagaggaggccaGCCCGACCCAGGAGAAAAAGCAGGCCATTTAG